The following are encoded together in the Pelodiscus sinensis isolate JC-2024 unplaced genomic scaffold, ASM4963464v1 ctg36, whole genome shotgun sequence genome:
- the LOC142825123 gene encoding maestro heat-like repeat family member 5, with amino-acid sequence MVSLLGLTEAFTIRQFIRALPYDLQALLASLLAESPDTARLQLIMEHLSPWLESRLPQERARALGSTTALLGVATTLPGFDNSADWPRMGHHVAQLGLFISDPSEDVSRLAREGVHSLYQLLLHHRGLNIHQAEDLWCRHYYKERWVLAHSNSVRVGEVFGQLFTAEQENCFLDKALLAARSPLRRPSQAGLVLAHALHGQAHQLLEYMQEDTQ; translated from the exons atggtgtcccttctggggcttacagaggCTTTTACCATTCGG cagttcatccgggcccttccctacgacctccaggccctactggcgagcctcctcgccgagtccccagacaccgcccggctgcagctcataatggag cacctgagcccgtggctggagtcccgcctgccccaggagcgagccagggcccttggcagcaccacggccctgctgggagtcgccaccaccctcccggggtttgac aactccgccgactggccgaggatgggtcaccacgtggcccagctgggcctttttatttcggacccatccgaagacgtcagccggctggcccgggagggggtgcacagcctgtatcaactcctcctgcaccacaggg gcctcaacatccaccaggcagaggacctgtggtgcagacactactacaaagaaagatgggtcctggctcacagcaacagcgtgcgggtgggagag gtctttgggcagctcttcacagcagagcaggagaattgctttttggacaaggctctgctcgctgcccgctcccccctgcggcgccccagccaggccgggctggtcctggcccacgccctgcatgggcaggcccatcagctcctggaatacatg caggaagacacccagtga